CCCCCTCGCATCAGCAGTAGCACCTTGAGACAGGGGCAAAACATCCCTGACTTGCTGGCAGGAGGATTAGGCGATCCGGACGATCAACCCGGCAGAACCACCCACATGGAGCTGTTTTATCGCTATCAAATGACTCCCAATATCAGCCTGACCCCTGGCTTCATTGTGATCTTTAACCCGGCCCATACCCCGGATAGCGAAACCATCGGCATTGCCGCCCTGCGCACCACCTTTACCTTTTAGGATTAACGTTGCGAGTCTATGGACCTGAGCTGGATATCGTAAGGAGTGCACCCATGACTGTCCCCCTGATTAAAACAGCCCTGACCGCCATCACCAGCGGATTAGCCCTGACCCTGGCCGCCCTGCCAGTGTCGGCTCAGTTAACGGTAACGGGGGGCAATGCCACCCTGAGCGATACCGATGTGTTCATTCCTAGTGATGGCACCATTAACGATGCCACCGGGGCCGCCACTGGCGACACCGATACCCGAGCCGTCATCTATGAGAGTACGCTGCAGGAAGAGGGATTTCTCATCCAAACCCTACAGGGGGATATTCCTACTAATGCCATTTTCAGGCTATCGACCTTGCCGGTGATCCAGGCGGCTGGCAATGGGGGCGAGCCGACGTTGACCAATTTACCTGCCAATCTGGTAGATTCCACGGGGAACATCTTAGGCACCTTATCCCTGCGTTCCATTAGCCCCGGGGGTCCCACCTTCGTCAACATTCCCACCACTCTTGATTTCCAGGTCAGTGCCTTCAGTAATCTCACCAATTCTGGAGATCTGACTGAATTCATTAACCCTGGCTGGATTTTGCAAGAAACCGGGTTTGTCGTTGATGCGCCCTCGGCAGCCGGGGTAGTGCAGCGACGCACCCCAGTACGGCTGGTGCAGTATCAGCCCGGCACTGCTCCTCCAGGAGGCACGGCCACTGCCGAAGACCAGGTGGTTTTAGGGAACTTGGTGCCCTCAGAGGGCTATACCCCTCAACCGGGCTGGGGAAGGGGTTGCCATCGACGACATCAGCCTTACCTTCACGGATGGTCGCATCGATACTCCGCCCGGCTTCACCCTGGAAGGGGTGGCTCCTACGGTAGAGCCCGGGGTGCTGGTGGCGCGACTGCGGGACGATACCTCGGATGTGGTCTACATCAGTCTCTTTACCGATGTCGAAATCGTTGAGATTCCCTTTCCACCGACTGATGGTGATGATGACGGCGACGATGATGATGATGGTTTTGATGACGACGATGACCTAGGCGATGATGACCTAGGCGACGATGACGACGATGACGACGATGACCTAGGCGACGATGACCTAGGCGATGATGACGACGACGACAACGACGATGACCTAGGCGATGACGATGACCTAGGCGACGATGACGACGATAGCTTCGGCCAACCCAATCCCTTTGATGGCAGCAGTCAGTTCACGCCGGTATACCCACGCTTTATCTTCGTCGGTGGATTTATCTTCCAGAATGTCCCCTCCGGTCGCTGGTTTGACCCTCCCATGGCCGATGGGTTCCAGTACCGTATGCAGCCCCGCAATGTGCCTGTAGGTCTGGCCAGCCGCGTGTTTCCCGGTCTTACTGGGGTCGGGGAGGCCTCGGATGCCGTGTTTACGTCCATCAGCGGCTTCCCAGAAGGAGTTGATGATGATGATCGCTTCCTGGTCTCGGTGGACGGGCAAGTCCTAGGCCGCTTTGGCCCCGGCGATACTCTCAGCTTCGGGGACTATGCTGATGTTCTAGGCGACCAGTTGGTCGATGGTGGGGTGGCTCAGTTCACCATCACGGAAATTGATCCGGCAGTGGACTCTAGCAATCCGGTGGCATTTCCCCTGAAGCTGGAGTTCAATACTGCAACTGCTAGCTTTGAAATGCGAGCTCTGGAGGCCATGACGACCTCTCAAGCCTCTGATGCCGCGGTCACTCCAGATCCCTAACGGTAGGGTGCCAACTTCTCCAGGCTTTCCGGCATCATAAGTGGGGAGAGTTCTACACTGCGACCTACTTGAACCAAGCTCAGATCCTGAAGGCCCTGGAGGACCATCCTGACGCCTTGGGGGTAATTCCTTCCTATCGGGCAGTTCGGCCCCATTTAGATGTGCAAATCTACGACTGCCTAGAGTCTACCAATCACCATCTGTGGCAGTTACTAGACCAGGGAGCTACCGCTGGCACGGTAGTCATCGCCCGCCGCCAGTGGGCCGGTCGGGGGCAGTGGGGCCGCCGGTGGCAGTCCCCCGAGGGCGGCCTCTATCTGTCGCTCCTGTTGGAGGTGGAGGTGCCGGTACAGGAGCAGGGGATGTTGACCCTGGCCAGTGCCTGGGGCCTGGCCACCGCCTTGGTGAAGGTGGGCTTGCCCATTCAGATTAAATGGCCCAATGACCTGGTGGTGATGGGCCGTAAGCTGGGAGGCATTCTCACAGAAATCCGCCGGGAGAACCACCAAATTCGCTATGCCGTCATCGGGGTTGGCCTGAATTGGGCCAATCCGGTGCCTGACTCTGGGATTACCCTGAAGACCCTGCTAGAGCAGACAGGGGGGGCTGGCTTAGAGACCCTTGAGAGCTTGGCAGCACTGACCCTACGGGGGTGTTTTGCAGGGCCAGCAGTTCTGGCAGGATCGGGGCTCGGCTGAGTTGGCGGTGGCCTATCAGCAACGGCTAGTGAACCTAGGGCAAGCGGTTACTGTGGCGGGTCAACCAGGCAGGGTGATTGGTGTGGCTGGTGATGGTCGCCTCTGTGTGCATCTCGATGGCGCTACCAGAGAAAAGGCGACCCTGCGATATCTACAGCCAGGCGAGATTCATCTTGGCTATGGACTGTAGTCAGGACTACATCAATATGAAGCCAAGATAAAAAGACCGGCCCTGAAAGGCGATCGCACCCGGATGCCCCCTAACAAGCCATGCATTAAGAAGCAATTAGGCTAGTTCATCGGGTAGCTTGCTTGAGACTGAGGCAGCAAACGGGCTATTTCCAGCTCAACATCGCCATGGCAGCCTCCAGTTGATGTTTTCGTGGTTAGATCGTGACCTACCGTCTCCACAGTTCCCTAACCCCAACCGCCGCTTCCAGGCGAGAGGCACTGTATCGAGCCGCTGGTCTCCTGGGTGGGGTCAGCCTAGTGCATAGCAGCCTGGGCATGGTCTGCACCCCCGTCATTGCCACTGAGCCAGTGTCGGCACCTGCGGCTGCCCCAGACACAACCACCCCCGCTACGGAAACCATTCCTACCCCTTCCCCGTCTGCAGCTAGTGGGGCCAACACTGAATACGTCAGGTCCCACGTTCTCTTCGTCAGCCCGGGCATCTACGACACCTATGGGGTCCTCTGAATCATCTCCTCAGCCTATCTCTAATCCCTCGACTGCCGATGCCGTGGTTACGGCTACCAACCCCGCCAGTTCTCCAGTAGAATCGACACAGGTTTCAGCAGATTCGCTACCCTCAATGGGGGAGGTGACAGCCCCTGTGACCTCTCGTCCTGCCAGCCCTGATAGGGTATCGGAGCCGTCCCATCCGGCTACCTCAGCACTGGTCCGACCCTCCGACGTTTCTGGCTGGCCCAGACAACTCCGTAGCCCAACGACGCATCCCCGCAAAGATCCCTCCATGGCCCATAAGGTACCCGATCAACGTCCTAACTCGCCGCGCCTCTTGCAGCACACTCTGGGCATCGTCAGTGGCCTCAGCTTACTCAGTAGCGGCGCGGCGGTAGCCAACCCTGCTTCCACGCCCGTTGCGGGGCCCCAATCGGCCACCGAACTGCTGGCACCCGCCCCTGCTGCCCCATCGGGATCGACGGCATCGACCGATCCAGGTGCCTCCGCATCCCAGAAACCGTCATCCCCAGAGCGGGTTCCGGCGTCGATTCCAACTGAAACCGATGCTCCAGCTGACTATGGCAACGTCTTTATCGACTCGACGGACTATAGCCTGGGCGCCACCGAGAGCCCTGACAACCCCACCTTGATCTTCTCCGAACGGTCCAGTGGCTGCCAGGTCACCGTTAGCCAAGGGCAACCCCTGGGAACCCAGTGCACCGGCCAGGCCTCGAGCTCATCGGCAGCTGGGACGACAACTCAGGGCAACGATGGCGTTCGCCTGGGCCCTGTCAACATCAGTCGTCAGGGGGTTAGCGTAGGCAACACCACTGTGATCAGCCGCGAGGCCATCAATCGTCGCATTCAGCCCCTAAATCTATTGCGCCGGGGACAGCAATCCTTCGTCTTTCCCCTCTCGATTCCAGCACCGATTACGTCCCTGTTTGGGTGGCGGGTGCACCCTATCTTCGGCGACCAGCGCTTTCACTCAGGCACCGATCTGGCAGCCCCCACAGGGACGCCAGTGCTAGCTACCCAGGCCGGGCAAGTGGCTGTGGCAGATGCCATCGGCGGCTATGGCCTCACCGTGATCCTGCGCCATGGCGAGGGCGACTTAGAGTCTCGATACGCCCACCTATCGCGCATTTTGGTGCAGCCAGGGGAATGGATCGAGCAGGGGGATGTGGTTGGCCTGGTGGGAAGCACCGGGAATTCCACCGGTCCCCACTTACACTTTGAGATGCGCCAACTCACAGCTCAGGGGTGGGCCGTTGTCGATCCGAGCCAGGTGCTGCAGCAGAGCGTCGCGCAATTGATCGACCTGATCGATAACCCGCTACAGGCGTTGAATCGTCCGGCCGACGAGTCTAGTGCCGAGTCCTCAGCTTCAGGTCCCTTGCCTCACCGTCCAGCCCAGCCGAATGCCAGCTAAGTCCTCTATAGCTGGCCTTGAGAGAATCGGTATTTGCCTGCAATGGAGTAGTCACTTCCCTATGTTGCCGCCCATGTCACCGCCCCTGTTGCCGATAAAGGATCTGATGAAGCCACGGATACAGCTGTCGCCCCGCTCACTGGCGGCGGTCTTGATGGGAGTGGCTCTGGGCGCCTTGATGCCGTCTGGGGTCAGGGCTGACATGTCCCTGAGGCAATACGACCCAGTGGAGCTGACGACGCCTCAGCCAGTGCTATCGGACTCGATCGCCCAGTCCATCTTGCGGATCGTCTACGGGGTGACCCAGAGCGACTAGAGGCGGAGTTGCTTCCCGTCCCAGAGGCGATTCATCTTGTGCTCAAACTCCAGGACCGCAGACTCTATGTGTATCGGGGGGGGGGAGACCCTAGAGGCTAGCTATCCGGTGGCAGTAGGGCGACCCGGCTGGGAAACCCCGACTGGGCAATTTCGAGTGTTTGCCATGCTAGAGAACCCAGGCTGGACCAATCCCTTTACGGGGGACGTGACGCCGCCAGGTAACGCCAATCCCCTAGGGCAGCGCTGGATTGCCTTTTGGACCGATGGCAGCAATGACATCGGCTTCCACGGCACCCCCAACCGGGACTCCGTGGGCCGGGCCGCCTCCCATGGCTGTGTGCGCATGTATAACGAGGATATCCGCGAGTTATATGCGCAGGTGCGCTTGGGCACCGTGGTTAAGGTGGAACCCTAGCGGCATTACCAGAGGGCCCGGGGATTCTGGGAAGTGTCAGCAGCCTCCTCTGGGGCGTCGGCATCTGAGGTCTCATCTGTAGAGGTCTCATCTGTAGGAGAGGCCTCTGGATCAGGGGATGACGCTGCGCCCGCTTCGCTCTCTGAGGGACCATTCTCTGAGTCTGCCTCAGGAGTGGGAGAGGCAGTCCCATCATCTGGCCCTTCTGGCGCCGGGGTGGGTTGGGGTTCGGACTCGGAGGCCGGTGATTCTGCCTCTTCGGGTGAGGCTTCTGGTGCCGGGGTCGGTTGAGGCTCGGTGGCGGGTTCCTCAGGACTTGGGGTTGGAGGGGGAGCATCTTGAGCCCAGGCCGAAGGCAGGGTGGCTACCGGTGCCGCCAATACTACCGCAGTCAGAACGGTAATCTGGCTGATGCGGCCTATCTGCCCCGCCATCATGCGCAAGAGCCCCTGGCCGTTGAGCTGATTAATCCCAGGGTCTGAGCAGGGCGTTAACGGTGATTGCTGAGTACTAACCATGGTGATTCACCCCTCAGGTGTGGTGGTCTTGGGGTCGCTAGGGACGCCGCGATCGCATGATAAGGTATCGTCGCCGACGAAGCGACCATCTTGCCAATTTCCCGAGGTGGAAGACCCATCCGGGAATAGGAAAGTTCCCCAACCGTGGCAGCGATTGTCCTGAAATTGACCGATGTAGTAGTGGCCACCCTCTAACATCCAGATGCCAATGCCCTGAAAGTCATCATCCTGGAACTGGCCCATGTAGCGACGGCCACTGTCAAAGGTGAAGGTGCCACAGCCGTTGCGTTTGCCCCCTTGAAATTCGCCATCGTAGCGATCGCCGTTGGGGTAGACCATGGTGCCGCGGCCATCGGCAGGCGCACCATTCTCGATGGAGCCATAGAATTCGACGCCATTGGCATATTCGTAATCGGCGGGGCGATTGGGCAATGGCCCTGGGGCTGGCTCATTACAGGGCAATGAGGACACATCGATCTCACCACTGGGCAGATCCGCTAGCGGATCTGCCAGTGGCCGTGGTCGTAGGATGACGACGAGCAGGGATGCGATCGCAAGGCCCACCATACCGATTCCTGCCGCCCATAGCGTCCATCGCGGTCCAGGATACTGACTAGGCCCAGGGCGATTGGTGTCTACCGGCGAGGGTAGACTAGTCGCTACTGGTGGCTCAAAGGTCTCCCGCACCCAACGGGCAAATTCATCCGTCGCAAAGGTCCGATCGGATGGCTGCCGCTTTTCGGGCACGGCGCCCCAGTAGACATAGTCGCAGTGCACTCCCGAGAGATCCGTTTGAGCATTAACTTGCCACGCCTGTACACAGGCTCCCGTCAGCGTCGCCCCAGAGAAATTCGTCCCCAGGGCCTCCACCTGGGTCAAGTTGGCTTGGACAAAGTGAGCATGGCTAAAATCGGCTCCGCTCAAATTCGCCTGATGCAAGTTGCCATGGCTAACATTGGCTTTGCTGCCATAGGCATTATCGAGATTGGCCCCCTGCAGATTGGCCCCCTGCAGATTGGCGCCGATCAGGCAGGCGCGGTCGAGATTGACCCGAGCCAAATTAAACTCCCGTAAATCGGCTTCAAACAGATAGGCCGCCGTCAGATCTGGACTGTCATCGGGATGGTCCTCTCGCCAGCGATTCCAGGGCTCAGCCCCCTGCTTGATCAGCTCTAGATAGTCGATCTCAGTCACGACAATCCCCTTGGTGGTTTAGAGACATATACCCAAGCCCAGCTCGAGAGCGGTTTTAAGCCCCCTTACGATTTTGGACTACAGTGTACCCACATCTGGCCCCCTCCCCTTCAGTCTCTTCTGCCCAAAATATTGCATTTGTCAGGTAGCTTAGGACATTGAGAATCGCTCCCATGCCTAGACTAGGGAGCTACCTGACCGCAACCGTCCTAAGCATAGGCACGGTTGCTATAGGCCCGGGACTTTGACATATCCGGCTACTCTAAAATGCCGACCAAGATCCGCACCAAATCATCTAGATCATCGGGTAGCGTATACGCCCCAATATCTTGAGTGATTATGGGATTATTAGGGTCCAAGGTGCCAAAGATCCAGAGGTTGCCGATGGTGACGGCTCCATATAGCCGCGATGGAGCCTCTTCCAGCATTGCCGGCGCAATCATTTCTACGGCCAGTTGAGTGAAGCCACGGGTCAGGTCATCTCGTTTGGCTGCCACGACCACGAGATAGTGCTCTGCTCGAATCGGATAATCTAAGCTGCCTTGCAGCCAGTTGTTGACCTTGAGGGGATACTCAATCCGCAGTATTTGCTGGCAAATGACCGCAACTCGACTCAGAGGATATTTGGAAAGTACCCTGCAACCTTACTCCAGACTAACTTTTGGCCAACAGAACCATACGCTCTAAAACGCCTGCCTTACAGGCCTTTCAGCCAAGTTTCCAAATGTCCTCTCAGAATGGGAGCGATTAAAATTTCTCGCTTGGCGGTCTCGCTGGTCAGGGGGACGAAGGGCAAGGTATAGGTGGCATCCTCTTGCAGAATCTTCAGGCGCGACATAGAAAGACTCCCGTCTCTTTACTCTGCTTCCGATAGCTGGCCAGCTGCCAGGATGATCTCCACCGTCAGGGTTAGCTCTGGACACGTCGGAGATACCAGTGGCTGATTGCCGCCAAACACCGCCTCCTCGTACATGCCTTCAGTTCCCAGCTTCTCGAAAAC
This portion of the Halomicronema hongdechloris C2206 genome encodes:
- a CDS encoding biotin--[acetyl-CoA-carboxylase] ligase; translation: MNQAQILKALEDHPDALGVIPSYRAVRPHLDVQIYDCLESTNHHLWQLLDQGATAGTVVIARRQWAGRGQWGRRWQSPEGGLYLSLLLEVEVPVQEQGMLTLASAWGLATALVKVGLPIQIKWPNDLVVMGRKLGGILTEIRRENHQIRYAVIGVGLNWANPVPDSGITLKTLLEQTGGAGLETLESLAALTLRGCFAGPAVLAGSGLG
- a CDS encoding M23 family metallopeptidase, which gives rise to MAHKVPDQRPNSPRLLQHTLGIVSGLSLLSSGAAVANPASTPVAGPQSATELLAPAPAAPSGSTASTDPGASASQKPSSPERVPASIPTETDAPADYGNVFIDSTDYSLGATESPDNPTLIFSERSSGCQVTVSQGQPLGTQCTGQASSSSAAGTTTQGNDGVRLGPVNISRQGVSVGNTTVISREAINRRIQPLNLLRRGQQSFVFPLSIPAPITSLFGWRVHPIFGDQRFHSGTDLAAPTGTPVLATQAGQVAVADAIGGYGLTVILRHGEGDLESRYAHLSRILVQPGEWIEQGDVVGLVGSTGNSTGPHLHFEMRQLTAQGWAVVDPSQVLQQSVAQLIDLIDNPLQALNRPADESSAESSASGPLPHRPAQPNAS
- a CDS encoding L,D-transpeptidase, which codes for MCIGGGETLEASYPVAVGRPGWETPTGQFRVFAMLENPGWTNPFTGDVTPPGNANPLGQRWIAFWTDGSNDIGFHGTPNRDSVGRAASHGCVRMYNEDIRELYAQVRLGTVVKVEP
- a CDS encoding pentapeptide repeat-containing protein, with amino-acid sequence MTEIDYLELIKQGAEPWNRWREDHPDDSPDLTAAYLFEADLREFNLARVNLDRACLIGANLQGANLQGANLDNAYGSKANVSHGNLHQANLSGADFSHAHFVQANLTQVEALGTNFSGATLTGACVQAWQVNAQTDLSGVHCDYVYWGAVPEKRQPSDRTFATDEFARWVRETFEPPVATSLPSPVDTNRPGPSQYPGPRWTLWAAGIGMVGLAIASLLVVILRPRPLADPLADLPSGEIDVSSLPCNEPAPGPLPNRPADYEYANGVEFYGSIENGAPADGRGTMVYPNGDRYDGEFQGGKRNGCGTFTFDSGRRYMGQFQDDDFQGIGIWMLEGGHYYIGQFQDNRCHGWGTFLFPDGSSTSGNWQDGRFVGDDTLSCDRGVPSDPKTTTPEG